Proteins encoded within one genomic window of Deltaproteobacteria bacterium:
- a CDS encoding DUF1573 domain-containing protein yields MPLLRIFSPRSTFLRVISGICWAGWIITASPAAANPGPQIVLSETRFNIGEVYEDQPLSHTYEFKNAGDETLVIKHIEPDCACTTTDYDKRLPPGEVGKITLTIEPYSVIHQFCKKAEVFSNDPQRPVVVIELCGHAKPFIEIQPGHIIRFRGNVEEPQTARIRLISNLLTPLELIGYQTDIPDKINVAIEAENPGKSFVIQVSNKYRQIGRYKGKIIITTSSDKRPRLILRVFADLYPSSAKTP; encoded by the coding sequence ATGCCATTGCTCAGGATTTTCAGCCCCAGGTCGACATTTCTAAGGGTAATCAGCGGAATCTGTTGGGCAGGATGGATAATAACTGCCAGTCCGGCTGCAGCCAACCCGGGGCCCCAGATAGTCCTGTCGGAAACCAGGTTTAATATCGGCGAGGTATACGAAGATCAACCTCTGAGCCATACCTATGAGTTCAAAAACGCCGGTGATGAGACTTTGGTGATCAAACACATCGAACCGGACTGTGCTTGCACCACGACTGATTATGATAAACGTCTGCCTCCGGGAGAAGTCGGGAAAATTACCCTGACCATTGAGCCATACTCAGTAATCCATCAGTTCTGCAAAAAGGCCGAGGTCTTCAGCAACGATCCCCAGCGGCCGGTGGTCGTAATCGAGCTCTGTGGCCATGCCAAACCATTCATCGAGATCCAGCCCGGCCACATCATCCGCTTCCGGGGGAACGTCGAGGAACCCCAGACGGCCCGAATCCGCCTCATTTCCAACCTGCTGACGCCGTTGGAACTCATCGGCTACCAGACTGACATCCCCGATAAAATAAACGTTGCCATCGAAGCCGAGAATCCTGGCAAGAGCTTTGTGATCCAGGTGAGCAACAAATATCGCCAGATCGGCAGGTATAAGGGGAAAATTATCATCACCACCAGCAGTGACAAGCGGCCACGCCTGATCCTGCGGGTATTTGCGGATCTTTATCCGTCTTCGGCCAAGACTCCCTGA
- a CDS encoding fructose 1,6-bisphosphatase — protein sequence MEGDKLTLSVIKADIGGYVGHSSCHPRVLEAAQDALQDAVARGLLIDGQALHCGDDVQLIMTHRRGVEDTEIHRFAWNTFEQLTELAREMKLYGAGQDLLADTFSGNIKGMGPGVAELSFVERPSEPVVIFMADKTSPGAWNLPLFKIFADPFNTIGLVIDPSMHRGFRFQVLDVIEHKTWLLSCPEDMYDLLVLIGAPGRYLIEAIYRKKDGEIGAVASTQKLGLLAGRYIGKDDPVLIVRSQSGFPALGEILETFAFPHLVEGWMRGSHHGPIMPVAFKDANPSRFDGPPRVIAAGYQLCHGKLIGPRDLFDDPSFDEARRQANLVADYMRRHGPFQPHRLHLQDMEYTTLPQVMAFIFTKSVLPRRAELEAQIQQKYPELREVRVVDPGLRDYDAIEKSIAREAAHYLEKIVASGIRVAISGGRTLYSMITFLEPGKFSGIKLYPLSMTPIFTMPGLTANALVSMMGTKYPEATAYNLPSHPVASRQEYEQQLLSTPETFDIYKDIWEAEIMFVGIGSVQVRSPGFIALASQELGLSAAQLADLGIVAEINHNPIGADGEPLTTFEDPALQTLSQRMIGVSPMELRERAARPDRYVVGVAGGQEKIEAIRAVLKGKYLNVLITDAYVAEALLKE from the coding sequence ATGGAAGGCGATAAACTTACTCTCTCGGTAATCAAGGCTGACATCGGTGGCTATGTTGGACATAGTAGTTGTCATCCGCGAGTCCTGGAGGCCGCCCAGGACGCTTTACAAGATGCCGTGGCGCGGGGACTTCTGATCGATGGTCAGGCGCTGCATTGCGGTGACGATGTCCAGCTGATCATGACCCACCGCCGGGGGGTCGAGGACACGGAAATTCACCGCTTTGCCTGGAACACCTTTGAGCAGCTCACCGAGCTGGCCAGAGAGATGAAACTTTACGGCGCCGGCCAGGACCTGTTAGCCGATACCTTTTCCGGGAACATCAAGGGCATGGGCCCGGGGGTGGCTGAGCTGAGCTTTGTGGAGCGTCCCAGTGAACCGGTGGTCATCTTCATGGCTGACAAGACTTCTCCTGGAGCCTGGAACCTGCCGCTGTTTAAAATCTTTGCGGACCCGTTTAATACCATCGGCCTGGTTATTGATCCCTCTATGCATCGTGGCTTCCGATTCCAGGTGTTGGATGTTATTGAACACAAAACCTGGCTACTCTCCTGCCCTGAAGATATGTACGATCTGCTGGTTCTGATCGGCGCCCCTGGCCGTTATCTGATCGAGGCAATCTATCGTAAAAAAGACGGCGAGATCGGGGCCGTTGCCTCTACCCAGAAATTGGGACTGCTCGCCGGCCGCTACATTGGTAAGGATGACCCGGTATTGATTGTCCGATCACAGTCCGGTTTTCCGGCCCTGGGGGAAATTTTGGAAACCTTTGCCTTCCCTCATCTGGTGGAGGGTTGGATGCGCGGCTCCCATCATGGGCCGATCATGCCAGTGGCCTTTAAAGATGCCAATCCCTCCCGGTTTGACGGACCGCCCCGGGTGATCGCGGCGGGTTACCAGCTCTGCCACGGGAAACTGATCGGGCCGCGGGACCTCTTCGATGACCCCAGTTTTGATGAGGCCCGCCGCCAAGCCAATCTGGTGGCCGATTATATGCGGCGTCATGGCCCCTTCCAACCCCATCGCCTCCATCTCCAGGATATGGAATATACAACTTTGCCTCAGGTGATGGCTTTTATCTTTACCAAATCAGTTCTTCCCCGCCGCGCCGAACTGGAAGCCCAGATCCAGCAAAAATACCCGGAACTTCGGGAAGTCCGGGTGGTTGATCCGGGTCTGCGCGACTATGATGCCATCGAAAAAAGCATTGCCCGGGAAGCGGCCCATTACCTCGAAAAGATTGTTGCATCCGGTATCCGGGTGGCCATTTCCGGCGGCCGCACGCTGTATTCGATGATCACCTTCCTGGAACCTGGAAAATTTTCCGGGATCAAACTATATCCGCTGTCCATGACCCCCATCTTCACCATGCCGGGGCTGACCGCCAATGCCCTGGTAAGCATGATGGGGACCAAATATCCAGAAGCCACTGCTTATAACTTACCTTCTCATCCGGTGGCCTCCCGGCAGGAATATGAACAGCAGCTCCTGTCCACTCCAGAAACATTTGATATCTATAAAGATATCTGGGAAGCCGAGATCATGTTTGTGGGCATCGGCTCGGTCCAGGTCCGTAGCCCCGGTTTCATTGCCCTGGCCAGTCAGGAGTTGGGTTTGAGCGCGGCGCAGTTGGCCGATCTGGGGATAGTGGCGGAGATTAACCATAATCCGATCGGGGCCGATGGCGAACCCCTGACCACCTTTGAGGATCCAGCCTTACAAACCCTAAGCCAACGAATGATCGGGGTCAGTCCGATGGAATTGCGGGAGCGCGCCGCCCGTCCGGATCGGTATGTGGTAGGGGTGGCCGGGGGCCAGGAAAAGATAGAGGCTATCCGCGCCGTGCTGAAAGGCAAGTACCTAAATGTCCTGATTACCGACGCCTATGTTGCCGAGGCATTGTTAAAAGAATAA
- a CDS encoding metallophosphoesterase, which translates to MQRREFLKKLGQGLVAGWLASRLPYLSWGTPPAWAKSPLRLAYLSDAHLVDGQAQRPQARALIRAVTEINALRPLPDLVLFGGDLAHTGHPEALELGRKILSDLKAPRWLLMGEHDGSFGPDQPWAVRFGSPRFSFNCQGFHFLGIHTAWEDGPDGGGGFRVGRAQQQWLAAELARISPSTPLVVCSHAPLYLLYKPWHYWTEDGQEVQDRLSVFTQVTFLHGHVHHELQNRQKNWTFQGMPALGWPGPDVRQGTPAQCPEPQLEVSDWGHAGCGWGLLTLFPEGRIAAVNHLWRV; encoded by the coding sequence ATGCAGCGTCGGGAGTTCCTCAAAAAATTGGGCCAGGGCCTGGTAGCCGGGTGGCTGGCAAGCCGATTGCCTTATCTTTCCTGGGGGACGCCCCCGGCCTGGGCCAAATCGCCTCTGCGGCTAGCCTATCTATCTGATGCACACCTGGTCGACGGCCAGGCCCAGCGGCCCCAGGCCCGGGCCCTAATTCGGGCCGTTACTGAGATCAACGCCCTGCGGCCGCTGCCGGACCTGGTATTGTTCGGAGGAGACCTGGCCCATACCGGCCACCCTGAAGCCCTGGAATTAGGCCGGAAAATCCTTAGCGACCTCAAGGCCCCGCGGTGGCTGCTGATGGGCGAGCATGACGGCTCTTTTGGGCCTGACCAGCCCTGGGCGGTCCGCTTTGGCAGCCCGCGATTTTCCTTTAATTGCCAGGGCTTTCATTTCTTGGGAATCCATACGGCTTGGGAGGATGGCCCGGACGGAGGCGGGGGATTTCGAGTGGGCCGCGCCCAACAGCAATGGCTGGCGGCCGAACTGGCCCGGATTTCGCCCTCGACGCCGCTGGTAGTGTGCTCCCACGCCCCGCTCTATCTGCTTTATAAACCCTGGCACTACTGGACCGAGGACGGGCAGGAGGTCCAGGACCGGCTTTCCGTCTTTACCCAGGTGACGTTCCTGCATGGCCATGTCCACCATGAGCTGCAGAACCGGCAAAAGAACTGGACCTTCCAGGGAATGCCGGCCCTGGGCTGGCCGGGGCCTGATGTACGGCAAGGAACCCCGGCCCAATGTCCCGAGCCCCAGTTAGAGGTCTCTGATTGGGGTCATGCCGGCTGTGGTTGGGGGTTGCTGACCCTGTTCCCCGAGGGCAGGATAGCCGCCGTCAACCATCTGTGGCGGGTCTGA
- a CDS encoding metal-dependent hydrolase: MTSAVIGKGVKITFYGQSAFQLAGAGSKVLIDPWLDNPLLQTPISKLGAVQLILVTHAHADHLGNTIEIAQQTGATVVAIHELAYYLAGKGVAQVIGMNKGGTCSAAGVKVTMTQALHSSSLEESGQLLPAGDPAGFVVEFNNGFRAYHAGDTAVFKDMELIRELYRPEVAMLPIGSHYVMSPAEAAVACRMLQPKFVIPMHYGTFPVLTGTPEELGSLLKDQPDVQLVVLKPGESVE, encoded by the coding sequence ATGACTAGCGCGGTAATTGGCAAAGGGGTGAAGATCACTTTTTACGGCCAGTCCGCCTTTCAACTGGCGGGAGCCGGAAGCAAGGTCCTGATCGATCCCTGGCTAGACAATCCCTTATTACAGACCCCGATTTCTAAGTTGGGGGCGGTGCAATTGATCCTGGTGACCCATGCTCATGCCGATCATCTGGGCAATACCATCGAAATTGCCCAGCAGACCGGAGCGACGGTAGTGGCCATCCACGAATTGGCGTATTATCTGGCCGGGAAAGGGGTTGCTCAGGTCATCGGGATGAATAAAGGGGGAACCTGTAGTGCGGCGGGGGTGAAAGTGACCATGACCCAGGCCCTGCACTCCTCCAGTCTGGAAGAGAGCGGCCAGCTCCTGCCCGCTGGAGATCCCGCGGGCTTTGTGGTAGAGTTCAACAACGGTTTCCGGGCTTATCATGCCGGGGACACCGCGGTGTTCAAAGACATGGAACTGATCCGAGAGCTTTACCGGCCCGAGGTGGCGATGCTGCCCATCGGCAGCCATTACGTTATGAGTCCGGCAGAGGCCGCGGTGGCCTGCCGGATGCTGCAGCCCAAGTTTGTCATCCCCATGCACTATGGGACTTTCCCGGTGCTGACCGGCACTCCGGAAGAACTGGGAAGCTTACTTAAAGATCAGCCTGATGTTCAATTGGTGGTCCTGAAACCGGGGGAATCGGTCGAATAA
- a CDS encoding potassium channel protein codes for MTSFKRTLIGLAFLLIIILLGTLGFVLIEGWAFFEGLYMTVITLTTVGFGEVSPLSKPGRVFTIMLIFLGMGFLVYVTGSLAQVIVEGQLREFLGRRRLEKEIQKLKNHFIICGFGRFGQVIVGELRKAGVPLVVIDNRPEIITKLDRAGYLYIAGNATDEEVLQTAGLNRARGLVAAVYSDADNVYIVLTARTLNPQLLIAARAREESSELKLFRAGADKVVAPHAIGGHRLAQTILRPTVVDFIEIAMKGGVNLTLEEIPVGGTSEIIGLPLRDSGIRQKLDLIIVAIKRADGQMLFNPRPDTPILLGDTLIAIGPRNNLDRLTEILKP; via the coding sequence ATGACCAGTTTCAAACGGACGCTCATCGGCCTTGCCTTTCTGCTCATCATCATCTTACTGGGTACCCTGGGGTTTGTCTTAATCGAGGGCTGGGCCTTTTTTGAGGGTCTTTACATGACGGTCATCACCCTGACCACTGTGGGTTTTGGGGAAGTGAGCCCCCTTTCCAAACCAGGTCGGGTTTTTACCATCATGCTCATATTTTTAGGTATGGGCTTTTTGGTTTATGTGACCGGGTCGCTGGCCCAGGTGATCGTGGAGGGACAGCTCCGAGAATTCTTGGGAAGGCGAAGATTGGAAAAAGAGATTCAGAAATTAAAAAATCACTTTATCATCTGCGGTTTTGGCCGGTTCGGGCAAGTGATTGTCGGGGAACTTCGGAAAGCAGGGGTTCCCCTGGTGGTGATAGACAATCGCCCCGAGATCATCACCAAATTAGACCGGGCGGGCTATTTATATATCGCGGGCAATGCCACGGACGAGGAGGTCTTACAAACCGCGGGATTGAATCGGGCCCGGGGGCTGGTGGCGGCGGTATATTCAGATGCTGACAATGTCTATATCGTCCTCACTGCCCGGACCCTTAACCCCCAACTGTTGATCGCCGCCCGGGCCCGAGAGGAAAGCTCGGAGCTGAAGCTGTTTCGGGCCGGGGCCGATAAAGTGGTAGCCCCACATGCGATCGGCGGCCATCGGTTAGCCCAAACGATTCTGCGTCCCACCGTAGTCGATTTCATTGAGATTGCCATGAAAGGTGGGGTGAACCTGACTTTGGAGGAAATCCCGGTAGGAGGGACTTCGGAGATCATCGGTCTCCCTCTCAGAGATTCTGGCATTCGCCAAAAGCTCGACCTGATCATTGTGGCCATCAAACGGGCCGACGGCCAGATGCTGTTCAATCCCCGGCCTGATACCCCCATTCTGTTGGGAGACACCTTGATTGCCATCGGCCCTCGGAACAACCTGGATCGTCTGACCGAGATTTTGAAGCCTTGA
- the hisB gene encoding imidazoleglycerol-phosphate dehydratase HisB, protein MSPKARVYRQTRETEIDLELELDGEGKAELDSGIPFLDHMLHLFAAHGFFDLNLKARGDLEVDDHHTVEDIGICLGQALRQATQERPGVRRYGRAVVPMDETLAQVTVDLSNRPLLVYQVNFLPGGGRFDPQLVKEFWRAVAQHAGLTLHIQVPYGENTHHIIEAIFKAAGRALDQATSPEPRLAGVPSTKGML, encoded by the coding sequence ATGTCGCCGAAAGCCCGTGTTTACCGCCAGACCCGAGAGACCGAAATCGATCTGGAGCTGGAACTGGATGGTGAGGGGAAAGCGGAACTTGATTCCGGCATCCCCTTTTTGGATCATATGTTACATCTGTTTGCGGCCCATGGTTTTTTCGACCTGAACCTCAAAGCCCGAGGCGACTTGGAGGTCGATGATCATCACACGGTGGAGGATATTGGCATCTGTTTGGGCCAGGCCCTGCGGCAGGCGACCCAGGAACGTCCTGGCGTCCGCCGTTATGGTCGGGCCGTAGTGCCGATGGATGAAACTCTGGCCCAGGTAACGGTGGATCTGAGCAATCGCCCTTTGCTGGTCTACCAGGTAAACTTTTTGCCCGGCGGCGGCCGTTTTGACCCGCAGCTGGTCAAAGAATTCTGGCGGGCCGTGGCCCAGCATGCCGGCCTGACTCTGCACATCCAGGTGCCTTACGGAGAAAATACGCATCATATAATTGAGGCGATTTTCAAGGCCGCAGGCCGGGCGCTGGATCAGGCAACCTCCCCGGAGCCCAGGCTTGCGGGGGTGCCTTCCACTAAGGGCATGTTATAA